A window from Candidatus Omnitrophota bacterium encodes these proteins:
- a CDS encoding SDR family oxidoreductase produces the protein MSTDLKGKVAIVTGASRGIGKSLASTAAGLGINLALAARGEGPLKETADEIAKKHKVEVLAVACDVTKLEDLENLVNKAKAKFGKVDILINCAGVSSQYPFNEQPIEDFEKLAQTNYLGYVRLIRLVINDMMKQKYGAIINIVSGSTLVDPVPRNFIVYSSLKVGLRAFSKGLFWELRDHGIKVTSILPGVTDTDLTGKLKDITGDTSRLMGTQAIEDAVRFALTVPANVCPLEISVINQQTPWTAPVIPFKQQHPGK, from the coding sequence CCGGAGCCAGCCGCGGCATCGGTAAATCTTTAGCTTCAACCGCAGCGGGTTTGGGCATAAATTTAGCCCTTGCCGCCAGAGGCGAGGGGCCTTTAAAAGAAACCGCGGATGAGATTGCCAAGAAACATAAGGTTGAGGTATTAGCCGTAGCCTGCGACGTCACAAAATTAGAAGATCTGGAGAATCTGGTAAACAAGGCTAAAGCTAAATTCGGCAAAGTCGATATTTTGATTAATTGCGCCGGAGTTTCCTCGCAGTATCCTTTTAACGAACAGCCAATTGAGGATTTTGAAAAATTGGCGCAGACGAATTATCTGGGTTATGTGCGGTTAATCCGCCTGGTGATTAATGATATGATGAAACAGAAATACGGGGCAATTATCAATATAGTTTCCGGCTCGACGCTAGTGGATCCTGTCCCCAGAAACTTTATTGTCTACAGCTCGCTTAAAGTCGGCTTGCGCGCTTTTTCAAAAGGCCTGTTTTGGGAGTTGCGCGACCATGGGATCAAGGTAACTTCTATTTTGCCCGGAGTCACGGATACGGATTTAACCGGCAAACTTAAAGATATTACCGGCGATACGTCGCGTTTAATGGGCACGCAGGCAATTGAGGACGCGGTGCGTTTTGCTTTAACCGTGCCGGCTAATGTTTGCCCGCTGGAGATTTCGGTAATTAACCAACAAACACCTTGGACTGCTCCGGTAATACCGTTTAAACAGCAGCACCCGGGAAAATAA
- a CDS encoding amidohydrolase family protein produces the protein MLIDAHSHWLPDEIITNAHFFHKGWGDIQAQLAIMDALGIDRAVLSYPTSDAHLKLGSIGQVAHIYNDNVAKILKSHPKRFIGAAILPVDNSIDMLEELKRAINELGFKAISLASSYNGIYLDDQMFLPVYKEAQEKSIPIFVHPQIVNPIGFERIKDPLLTPAVEYIFDTTISIGKLLMSDILRQYPKVKFIFAHFGGAICYLKQRFDATYQMLRGLNFVKDLQGLPSDYLKNIYVDTSGDTTGANFLLSLELVGPKHILWGSDWPAKKDVVSGIKAVNDLDISQENKHNILGGNLEKLFVL, from the coding sequence ATGTTAATAGACGCGCATAGCCACTGGCTGCCGGATGAAATAATCACCAATGCCCATTTTTTTCATAAGGGCTGGGGGGATATTCAGGCGCAGCTGGCGATTATGGACGCGCTGGGGATTGACCGGGCAGTTTTAAGTTATCCTACCTCGGATGCGCATCTAAAATTAGGTAGCATCGGCCAAGTGGCGCATATTTATAATGATAATGTTGCCAAAATTTTAAAATCCCACCCCAAAAGATTTATCGGCGCGGCAATCTTACCTGTAGATAATTCCATCGATATGTTGGAAGAGTTAAAGCGGGCAATCAATGAGTTGGGTTTTAAAGCGATTTCTCTTGCCTCAAGTTATAACGGTATATACTTGGATGATCAGATGTTTTTACCTGTATATAAAGAAGCGCAAGAGAAGAGTATCCCGATCTTTGTGCATCCGCAGATTGTAAACCCGATAGGTTTTGAGCGGATCAAGGATCCGCTGCTTACCCCGGCTGTTGAATATATTTTTGACACTACTATTTCCATCGGCAAGCTTTTAATGTCGGATATCTTACGGCAGTATCCTAAGGTAAAATTTATTTTTGCCCATTTTGGCGGGGCAATCTGCTATCTTAAGCAGCGTTTTGACGCAACTTACCAGATGCTGCGGGGGTTGAACTTTGTCAAAGACCTCCAGGGGCTTCCTTCGGATTATCTTAAGAATATTTACGTTGATACCAGCGGCGATACTACCGGCGCCAATTTCCTGTTAAGTTTAGAATTGGTGGGGCCAAAGCATATTTTGTGGGGCAGCGATTGGCCGGCAAAGAAGGATGTTGTCAGCGGTATCAAAGCCGTCAACGATCTGGATATATCTCAGGAGAATAAACATAATATCCTGGGGGGGAATTTAGAAAAGCTATTTGTTCTTTAA
- a CDS encoding carbohydrate binding domain-containing protein — protein MKKIFFLAAAVVLFARGVCLAEGNNLLLDDFEISVTGGPTGTVDFGAGNGSTVTVTAANDIKNSGNQSLKVVYEAVPGGYIYVARGFGLDAKNANWPIKPSDIKWGEYSAISFYVYGTDSKAKIAFDIKDNGGEIWRFITEDDFKGWKRIVCGFDKFVVRDDWQPNDADNNKQLDFPIKVFQFEPLPGSKGTLYFDTVELVKK, from the coding sequence ATGAAAAAAATATTTTTTCTGGCGGCAGCGGTGGTTTTATTTGCCCGGGGTGTTTGTTTAGCCGAAGGCAATAATTTATTGCTTGATGATTTTGAGATTTCAGTCACCGGTGGCCCCACAGGAACGGTTGATTTTGGCGCAGGTAACGGCTCGACTGTTACGGTAACAGCGGCTAATGATATTAAAAACAGCGGTAATCAGTCGTTAAAAGTAGTTTATGAGGCGGTTCCGGGAGGTTATATTTATGTGGCCCGCGGCTTTGGGCTTGATGCCAAGAATGCTAACTGGCCAATTAAGCCTTCCGATATTAAATGGGGAGAATACAGCGCGATATCATTCTATGTTTACGGGACGGATTCTAAAGCAAAAATTGCTTTTGATATAAAAGATAACGGGGGGGAGATCTGGCGTTTTATAACCGAGGATGATTTTAAAGGCTGGAAGAGGATAGTTTGCGGTTTTGATAAATTTGTTGTGCGCGATGACTGGCAGCCAAACGACGCAGACAATAACAAGCAGCTGGATTTTCCGATTAAGGTCTTCCAGTTTGAACCGCTTCCCGGATCAAAAGGGACTCTTTATTTTGACACGGTGGAGTTAGTGAAAAAATAG
- the crcB gene encoding fluoride efflux transporter CrcB: MLKLLNLIIGGAAGTIARYLLTGVVYRFMGAGFPYGTLIVNISGCFILGFLASLSDKKFILGPDARVLLMIGFCGAYTTFSTLIFETDSLARNGQAVRAFTNIFASVILGFILFRVGSLLGEII; the protein is encoded by the coding sequence ATGCTAAAATTGTTAAATTTGATTATCGGTGGAGCGGCGGGGACAATTGCCAGGTATCTTCTGACCGGTGTTGTCTACAGGTTTATGGGCGCCGGTTTTCCTTACGGCACCTTAATTGTCAATATCAGCGGCTGTTTTATCCTGGGTTTTTTAGCTTCCCTATCGGATAAGAAATTTATCCTGGGCCCGGATGCCAGAGTTCTCTTGATGATCGGTTTTTGCGGGGCGTATACCACATTTTCAACCTTGATCTTTGAAACCGACAGTTTAGCCAGGAATGGACAGGCAGTCCGCGCTTTTACCAATATTTTTGCCAGCGTAATTTTAGGTTTTATATTATTCAGAGTCGGCAGCTTATTAGGAGAGATAATATGA
- a CDS encoding DUF190 domain-containing protein, producing MKIPADGKLLRIFIGEADKWNGRPLYEEIVLLAKKNKLAGATAIKGFMGFGCKSHMHTANLLRLSEDLPVIIEIVDSEEKINQFIPQLDRMVKEGLITLEKANVIMYRA from the coding sequence ATGAAAATTCCCGCGGATGGAAAGCTTTTGAGGATTTTTATCGGTGAGGCGGATAAATGGAATGGCCGGCCGCTTTATGAAGAGATTGTATTGCTGGCTAAGAAGAACAAGTTAGCCGGGGCAACGGCAATCAAGGGGTTTATGGGATTTGGCTGTAAAAGCCATATGCATACCGCTAATTTATTGCGGCTTTCCGAGGACCTGCCGGTGATTATTGAAATCGTAGATAGCGAAGAGAAAATCAATCAGTTTATTCCGCAGTTGGATAGAATGGTTAAAGAAGGATTGATTACTCTTGAAAAAGCAAACGTAATTATGTACCGCGCGTAA
- a CDS encoding nucleotidyltransferase domain-containing protein, with protein sequence MTVFPEIGKSRLRRALLGYFCTNTDARLYLRQAACLLSEDPGNLSKELAHLVSIGIFNSSTSGKQRYYSLNKEYPLFNELKSIVFKTVGVEAALKEIVVSTPGLVKAFIYGSFARDEEKVSSDIDILLVGNFSEDEFIKKLTPLESKLQREINYTIYSPQEFAKKMKIKGGFLNEVLKTKLISLKGEPND encoded by the coding sequence ATGACAGTATTTCCGGAAATAGGAAAATCAAGGTTAAGAAGAGCGCTTTTAGGGTATTTTTGCACTAATACCGATGCCCGGCTATATTTACGCCAAGCGGCTTGTTTATTGAGCGAGGATCCGGGTAATCTCTCCAAGGAATTAGCGCATTTGGTCAGTATCGGTATCTTCAACTCGAGCACAAGCGGCAAGCAGAGGTATTATTCGCTTAATAAAGAATACCCGCTTTTTAATGAACTAAAGTCAATTGTTTTCAAGACCGTAGGTGTAGAGGCTGCGCTTAAGGAGATAGTTGTTTCTACCCCGGGGCTAGTTAAAGCCTTTATCTATGGCTCTTTTGCCCGGGATGAAGAGAAGGTTTCAAGTGATATTGACATTTTACTGGTAGGAAATTTCAGCGAAGATGAGTTTATTAAAAAGCTTACTCCTTTAGAAAGTAAATTGCAAAGGGAAATCAATTACACAATTTATTCTCCGCAGGAATTTGCTAAGAAAATGAAGATTAAGGGTGGTTTTCTAAACGAAGTTTTAAAAACAAAGCTTATTTCATTAAAAGGTGAGCCTAATGATTGA